A genomic window from Sporosarcina sp. Marseille-Q4063 includes:
- the glpX gene encoding class II fructose-bisphosphatase: MERSLSMELVRVTEAAGVAAARWMGRGLKNEADDAATTAMRMVFDTIPMQGVVVIGEGEMDEAPMLYIGEELGMGNGPLVDVAVDPLEGTNIVASGGWNALAVLAIADKGNLLHAPDMYMNKIAVGPEAVGKIDIDASVTDNLLAVAKAKNKDIEDVVATVLSRDRHLDIIEEIRAAGARIKLITDGDVAGAINTAFDGTGVDILFGHGGAPEGVISAVALKCLGGEIQGRLVPSNQAEIDRCNRMGIDLKKVLYMNDLVKGDDAIFAATGVTDGELLRGVRFKGSYSETHSVVMRSKSGTVRFVEGRHSMKKKPHLVMQD; the protein is encoded by the coding sequence ATGGAACGCAGTTTATCGATGGAACTAGTAAGGGTTACTGAAGCAGCCGGCGTAGCAGCAGCACGCTGGATGGGTCGCGGATTGAAAAACGAAGCAGACGATGCGGCAACAACCGCAATGCGAATGGTCTTTGATACAATCCCAATGCAAGGCGTCGTCGTGATCGGCGAAGGCGAAATGGATGAAGCGCCCATGCTTTATATCGGCGAAGAACTTGGAATGGGGAATGGCCCGCTTGTCGACGTCGCAGTTGATCCACTCGAAGGAACGAACATTGTTGCATCAGGCGGCTGGAACGCACTTGCGGTTTTAGCAATTGCGGATAAAGGCAATCTTCTACACGCCCCGGACATGTATATGAACAAAATTGCGGTCGGTCCTGAAGCGGTCGGCAAAATTGACATTGACGCTTCTGTCACGGATAACTTATTAGCAGTCGCAAAAGCTAAAAACAAAGATATCGAAGACGTTGTCGCCACGGTGTTAAGCAGAGATCGTCATTTAGACATTATTGAAGAAATACGAGCTGCAGGCGCACGCATTAAACTAATCACAGACGGCGACGTTGCCGGTGCGATTAATACTGCGTTTGACGGAACGGGTGTCGATATTTTATTCGGCCACGGGGGTGCGCCAGAAGGTGTCATTTCAGCAGTCGCGCTCAAATGTCTCGGCGGAGAAATTCAAGGTCGCCTCGTCCCTTCCAATCAAGCAGAAATTGATAGATGCAACAGAATGGGTATCGATTTGAAAAAAGTGCTTTACATGAATGACCTGGTGAAAGGCGACGATGCAATTTTCGCCGCAACAGGTGTAACAGATGGGGAGTTACTTCGCGGTGTTCGGTTCAAAGGTTCTTACAGTGAAACACACTCAGTCGTAATGCGTTCCAAATCAGGAACTGTGCGCTTCGTAGAAGGTCGTCATAGTATGAAGAAGAAACCTCACCTCGTTATGCAAGATTAA
- the rho gene encoding transcription termination factor Rho — translation MKILTMSALENMTLKELYEHAREFKVAYYAKMSKKELIFAILKLRAEKEGFFFMEGVLEIIQSEGYGFLRPINYSSSSEDIYISASQIRRFDLRNGDKVAGKVRPPKESERYYGLLQVEAVNGEDPEDSRNRVHFPALTPLYPDRHIKLETDPTKLSTRIMDLVAPVGFGQRGLIVAPPKAGKTLLLKEIANSIATNHPDTELIVLLIDERPEEVTDIERSVKADVVSSTFDELPENHIKVAELVLERAMRLVEHKKDVVILMDSITRLARAYNLVIPPSGRTLSGGIDPAAFHRPKRFFGAARNLEEGGSLTILATALIDTGSRMDDVIYEEFKGTGNLELHLDRNLAERRIFPALDIRRSGTRKEELLLPKDQLEKFWAIRKTFSDAPDFVERFLRKLRQTKTNEEFFDKLNAEMKAHRNGKGLL, via the coding sequence ATGAAAATATTAACGATGTCGGCGCTTGAAAATATGACTTTAAAAGAGTTATATGAACATGCCCGCGAATTTAAAGTTGCTTATTATGCAAAAATGTCCAAAAAGGAATTGATTTTTGCGATTTTGAAATTAAGAGCAGAAAAAGAAGGCTTCTTCTTCATGGAAGGTGTCCTTGAAATTATTCAATCGGAAGGGTACGGATTCTTACGTCCGATAAATTACTCATCCAGTTCCGAAGATATTTATATTTCCGCTTCACAAATACGCCGCTTCGACCTTCGAAATGGTGATAAAGTTGCAGGCAAAGTCAGACCGCCAAAAGAGTCCGAACGCTATTACGGTTTACTACAAGTTGAGGCAGTTAACGGAGAAGATCCGGAAGATTCACGAAATCGAGTTCACTTCCCGGCACTTACCCCACTTTACCCAGATCGCCATATTAAACTAGAAACAGATCCAACAAAACTATCAACGAGAATTATGGATTTAGTCGCGCCCGTAGGTTTTGGACAACGCGGACTGATTGTCGCGCCGCCAAAAGCCGGGAAAACACTACTCTTAAAAGAGATTGCAAACTCCATTGCAACCAATCATCCTGACACAGAACTTATTGTCCTATTGATAGATGAAAGACCGGAAGAAGTAACGGACATCGAACGCTCTGTGAAAGCGGACGTTGTTAGCTCGACATTCGATGAGCTTCCGGAAAACCATATTAAAGTTGCAGAACTCGTTCTTGAACGCGCAATGCGACTTGTCGAACATAAAAAAGATGTTGTCATTCTAATGGACTCGATTACGAGACTAGCACGTGCTTATAACCTTGTAATTCCGCCAAGCGGCCGAACATTATCCGGAGGAATCGACCCAGCGGCATTCCACCGACCAAAACGATTTTTCGGTGCCGCGCGAAACTTAGAAGAAGGCGGCAGTCTAACAATCCTGGCAACTGCGCTTATTGACACGGGCTCGAGAATGGACGATGTCATTTACGAAGAGTTCAAAGGAACGGGTAACCTAGAGCTTCACCTTGACCGCAATCTCGCAGAACGCCGTATTTTCCCGGCACTCGATATTCGTCGTTCAGGAACACGAAAAGAAGAGCTACTCTTACCGAAAGACCAACTCGAAAAGTTCTGGGCCATCCGAAAAACATTCTCCGACGCACCAGACTTTGTCGAACGCTTCCTAAGAAAGCTTCGCCAAACAAAAACAAACGAAGAGTTCTTCGACAAACTAAACGCAGAAATGAAAGCCCACCGAAATGGGAAAGGGTTGTTGTAA
- the rpmE gene encoding 50S ribosomal protein L31 translates to MKAGIHPEYKLANVTCSCGNTFETGSVKEDIRVEVCSECHPFYTGRQKFAQADGRVDRFNKKYGLKEEGREEEE, encoded by the coding sequence ATGAAAGCAGGAATTCACCCAGAATACAAACTTGCAAATGTCACTTGTTCATGTGGAAACACATTTGAAACAGGCTCAGTAAAAGAGGACATTCGCGTTGAAGTATGTTCAGAATGTCACCCATTCTACACGGGTCGTCAGAAGTTTGCACAAGCAGACGGACGTGTCGACCGCTTCAACAAAAAATATGGCCTCAAAGAAGAAGGCCGCGAAGAAGAAGAATAA
- a CDS encoding thymidine kinase, which translates to MYQAVQGGWIEVICGSMFSGKSEELIRRVKRAQFAKQKIAVFKPEIDDRYSDEAVVSHNGTTVIANPVANSSHIDEFDKSPYDIIAIDEAQFFDEGIVETVMNLADDGYRVIIAGLDQDFRGEPFGPMPRLMAVAEHVTKLQAVCTKCGSPASRTQRLINGVPAGYDDPIILVGAKEGYEARCRKHHEVPHGISEAVAQI; encoded by the coding sequence ATGTACCAAGCAGTACAAGGCGGATGGATTGAAGTCATCTGCGGAAGCATGTTTTCAGGAAAATCCGAGGAATTGATTCGCCGCGTCAAACGAGCGCAATTCGCGAAACAAAAAATTGCTGTTTTCAAACCGGAAATCGATGACCGGTACAGCGATGAAGCGGTCGTCAGCCATAACGGCACCACGGTCATCGCGAACCCTGTCGCAAATTCATCCCATATCGATGAATTCGACAAATCCCCATATGACATTATCGCCATCGATGAAGCGCAATTTTTCGATGAAGGAATCGTTGAAACGGTCATGAATCTGGCGGATGATGGTTACCGGGTTATCATCGCCGGGCTCGATCAAGACTTTCGCGGAGAACCATTCGGCCCGATGCCGCGCTTGATGGCTGTCGCGGAACACGTCACGAAACTTCAAGCGGTTTGCACCAAATGCGGTTCCCCGGCGAGTCGTACGCAAAGACTTATCAACGGCGTGCCTGCGGGCTATGATGATCCCATAATTCTCGTCGGCGCAAAAGAAGGCTATGAAGCAAGATGCCGTAAACATCATGAAGTTCCGCATGGCATTTCCGAAGCAGTTGCCCAAATTTAA
- the prfA gene encoding peptide chain release factor 1 has translation MFERLQAVEDRYDQLNELLSDPEIVSDISKLRDYSKEQSGIQETVDAYREYKRVMEEYKDAKDMLNEPLDDEMKELVKLELSELEDQVEQLEAQLKVLLIPKDPNDDKNVIMEIRGAAGGDEAALFAGNLFRMYSRYAEMNNWKTEVIDSSPTELGGFKEIIFMINGNGAFSKLKFENGAHRVQRVPETESGGRTHTSTATVAVLPEAEDVDIEILREDLKIDTYRSSGAGGQHVNTTDSAVRITHLPTGIVVSMQDEKSQIKNRESAMKVLKARVYDAAEREAQAEYAATRKSAVGTGDRSERIRTYNFPQNRVTDHRIGLTIQKLDQIIEGNLDEIIEALTMEDQAHHLESLNSND, from the coding sequence ATGTTTGAACGACTTCAAGCAGTAGAAGATCGCTATGACCAATTAAACGAATTACTCAGCGACCCTGAAATTGTCAGTGATATATCAAAACTTCGCGATTACTCCAAAGAACAATCCGGTATCCAAGAAACGGTGGACGCGTATCGCGAATATAAGCGCGTCATGGAAGAATATAAAGACGCGAAAGATATGCTGAACGAACCCCTTGATGACGAAATGAAGGAGCTCGTGAAACTCGAACTTTCGGAACTCGAAGATCAGGTCGAACAACTCGAAGCCCAGTTAAAAGTGCTGTTAATTCCCAAAGATCCGAATGACGATAAAAACGTCATCATGGAAATCCGCGGCGCAGCGGGTGGAGACGAAGCGGCTTTATTCGCGGGGAATTTGTTCCGAATGTACAGCCGCTATGCGGAAATGAACAACTGGAAAACGGAAGTCATCGATTCATCGCCAACAGAACTCGGCGGGTTTAAAGAAATCATTTTCATGATAAACGGAAATGGTGCCTTTTCGAAATTGAAATTTGAAAATGGGGCCCACCGTGTACAGCGAGTACCTGAAACTGAGTCAGGCGGAAGAACCCATACATCGACTGCGACAGTCGCAGTCTTACCGGAAGCCGAAGATGTCGATATTGAAATTCTCCGAGAAGATTTGAAAATCGATACGTACCGTTCAAGTGGTGCGGGTGGTCAGCATGTTAACACGACAGACTCTGCTGTTCGTATTACGCATCTGCCGACGGGAATCGTCGTATCCATGCAAGATGAAAAGTCACAAATTAAAAACCGTGAAAGTGCGATGAAGGTTTTAAAAGCGCGTGTCTATGATGCAGCAGAACGAGAAGCGCAAGCCGAATATGCTGCGACCCGTAAATCAGCTGTCGGGACTGGCGACCGTTCAGAAAGAATTCGGACGTATAATTTTCCGCAAAACCGCGTAACGGATCACCGAATCGGTTTGACCATCCAAAAACTCGACCAAATTATCGAAGGAAATCTAGATGAAATCATCGAAGCTTTGACAATGGAAGACCAAGCGCATCATCTAGAAAGTTTAAATTCCAATGACTGA
- the prmC gene encoding peptide chain release factor N(5)-glutamine methyltransferase, producing MTDRIFEAQNKAISLLKEKGLDSGAVRFVLEHVTQKSHAALLSDQREQLTEEQQSTFWNKIDELLDGKPVQYVLGTESFYGRQFIVNENVLIPRPETEELIYGALERSRTLFANKTLTMADIGTGSGAIAITFKKEWAEAIVTATDISKEALAVAKRNAEQLGAEITFKEGNMTDPIKNTTWDVILSNPPYIACVEAESMSETVLAFEPHGALFADEDGLFFYRKLAENLPTLMNKPALIGLEIGHQQGPAVHKLFTDAFPNAKVETVKDINGKNRLLFCEINE from the coding sequence ATGACTGATCGAATATTCGAAGCTCAAAATAAAGCAATATCTTTATTGAAGGAAAAAGGACTGGATTCAGGAGCAGTGCGCTTTGTCCTGGAACACGTAACGCAAAAAAGCCACGCCGCCTTACTTTCAGACCAAAGGGAACAACTGACCGAAGAACAACAATCAACATTTTGGAATAAAATCGACGAACTCTTAGACGGAAAGCCGGTTCAATATGTTTTGGGAACCGAAAGCTTTTACGGAAGACAATTCATAGTGAATGAAAATGTGCTCATCCCGCGTCCCGAAACCGAGGAACTAATCTACGGCGCACTTGAACGCAGCAGAACTTTATTCGCGAATAAAACCCTAACAATGGCTGACATCGGTACAGGTAGTGGGGCAATCGCCATCACATTCAAAAAAGAATGGGCAGAAGCAATTGTTACGGCGACAGATATCAGTAAAGAAGCGCTTGCTGTCGCCAAACGAAATGCAGAACAACTCGGTGCCGAAATTACATTCAAAGAAGGAAACATGACCGATCCGATAAAAAATACAACATGGGACGTCATATTATCGAACCCGCCATATATCGCATGCGTTGAAGCCGAGTCGATGTCAGAAACCGTATTGGCTTTCGAACCGCATGGCGCTTTATTCGCAGATGAAGACGGGCTTTTCTTTTATCGAAAACTCGCAGAAAACTTACCAACACTTATGAACAAACCGGCATTAATCGGTTTAGAAATCGGGCACCAGCAAGGGCCGGCTGTGCATAAGTTATTTACAGATGCCTTTCCAAACGCTAAAGTCGAAACCGTAAAAGATATCAACGGAAAAAATCGACTACTATTTTGCGAGATTAATGAATAA
- a CDS encoding stage II sporulation protein R yields the protein MLPDYEIKQKPTKIERVIPFAEFILILIMIQCVLGLFTGTESSEDTIRFRMLAHSNSAADQAIKEEIQLQIQPLVENAVTQSTSKQELGENLAALEPTILQIATSIAGEQAVTLERKEALFPAKRSGLVFHPQSEYDAYLLTIGSGRGDNWWCALFPKICFVDEPEKKEEEKVTFFLWEWITGLFS from the coding sequence ATGTTACCAGATTACGAGATTAAACAAAAACCAACGAAAATTGAACGAGTGATACCGTTTGCGGAATTTATATTAATCCTAATTATGATTCAGTGCGTACTTGGGTTATTCACAGGTACGGAATCGTCGGAAGACACGATTCGTTTTAGAATGCTCGCTCACTCAAACAGCGCGGCAGATCAAGCGATAAAAGAAGAAATTCAACTGCAAATTCAACCGCTTGTTGAAAATGCTGTCACTCAATCAACTTCTAAACAAGAGCTCGGCGAGAATTTGGCCGCTTTAGAACCAACAATACTTCAAATCGCAACATCAATTGCGGGGGAACAAGCCGTTACACTGGAGCGCAAAGAGGCTTTATTCCCAGCAAAAAGATCCGGACTCGTCTTTCATCCACAATCCGAATACGATGCCTATCTATTAACAATCGGAAGCGGACGTGGGGATAACTGGTGGTGCGCTTTATTCCCGAAAATATGTTTCGTGGATGAACCGGAAAAGAAAGAAGAGGAAAAAGTCACTTTTTTCCTTTGGGAGTGGATAACCGGACTGTTTTCTTAA
- a CDS encoding L-threonylcarbamoyladenylate synthase, whose amino-acid sequence MKTTIITVDRNMDNKKNYKQAVDILKSGGVVAFPTETVYGLGGVATDEKAVDKIFEAKGRPSDNPLIVHIGDKKEVAKYAAEIPKQANELMNAFWPGPLTLIFNAIPNIIAPNVTPGVKTVGIRMPDHPVALDLLRELKAPLAAPSANRSGKPSPTEAGHVEEDLDGLIPLILDGGPTGVGLESTVIDMTVQPPVILRPGGATREMIEEVIGPVAVADETAPENTPRAPGMKYRHYAPDAPLFIIESDKETIEKAITKLQKEHKKTAVIGPDSLRVPNADWYFAIGSSDSTEEMAVNLYKALRQCDLIDADIILAVETDLVGVGAAFMNRLVKASDGRRFTQ is encoded by the coding sequence ATGAAGACGACAATAATAACTGTGGATAGAAATATGGATAACAAAAAAAACTATAAACAAGCTGTGGACATTTTAAAAAGTGGGGGAGTCGTCGCCTTTCCGACCGAAACGGTTTACGGACTCGGCGGGGTCGCTACAGATGAAAAAGCGGTTGATAAAATCTTCGAAGCGAAGGGACGACCTTCCGATAATCCACTTATCGTACATATTGGTGACAAAAAAGAGGTAGCGAAATACGCAGCAGAAATACCAAAACAAGCAAACGAACTCATGAATGCATTCTGGCCGGGCCCGCTGACGCTCATCTTCAATGCAATTCCGAATATCATCGCGCCGAATGTAACGCCGGGCGTAAAAACAGTCGGAATTCGAATGCCCGATCATCCGGTCGCGCTCGATCTACTTCGCGAATTAAAAGCGCCACTCGCCGCACCCAGCGCAAATCGCAGCGGTAAACCAAGTCCCACTGAAGCGGGGCATGTTGAAGAAGATCTTGACGGACTCATACCACTCATTTTAGATGGAGGTCCTACCGGCGTCGGGCTTGAATCCACAGTAATTGACATGACTGTCCAACCGCCGGTTATTTTAAGACCTGGCGGGGCGACACGAGAAATGATTGAAGAAGTTATCGGCCCTGTCGCGGTCGCTGATGAAACAGCGCCGGAAAATACACCCCGCGCTCCCGGCATGAAATACCGTCATTACGCGCCTGATGCTCCTTTATTCATCATCGAATCAGATAAAGAAACAATCGAGAAAGCCATTACAAAACTTCAAAAAGAACATAAAAAAACGGCTGTCATCGGACCGGATAGCTTGCGAGTTCCAAACGCAGATTGGTATTTCGCAATCGGTTCAAGCGACAGCACCGAAGAAATGGCCGTCAATTTATATAAAGCGCTTCGTCAATGCGATTTGATCGACGCGGACATTATTCTCGCGGTAGAAACGGACTTAGTCGGAGTGGGCGCCGCGTTTATGAATCGGCTCGTAAAAGCTTCCGACGGGAGACGATTTACCCAATAA
- a CDS encoding manganese efflux pump: MNELLAASITTLDIVVVYALLEVKEGKFALAIWTAFLNMLLPLLGFITGEFSATFFSSFSHLLSGVLLGLIGLHMLLEDNEVKTSRKLSPALIAFAVSIDAFSVSVSFGMIHLNKTIFILASGTFAIIFSYIALTFKKRLGIKSGKRIRQFAGVVLIIMGIISAMH, encoded by the coding sequence TTGAATGAATTACTTGCTGCTAGTATTACGACACTAGACATTGTAGTTGTGTATGCGTTGCTAGAGGTGAAGGAAGGGAAGTTTGCCTTGGCAATCTGGACTGCCTTCCTCAATATGTTATTGCCGCTCCTCGGATTCATAACTGGGGAATTTTCAGCAACCTTTTTTTCGAGTTTTAGTCATTTGCTGTCCGGAGTTCTTCTCGGGTTAATAGGTCTTCACATGTTACTAGAAGATAACGAGGTGAAAACCTCTAGAAAACTATCCCCTGCACTCATTGCTTTTGCAGTCAGTATCGATGCATTCTCAGTAAGTGTTTCATTCGGTATGATTCATTTAAATAAAACAATATTTATTTTAGCGTCTGGAACTTTTGCGATTATATTTTCCTATATTGCGCTCACGTTTAAAAAGCGCCTTGGGATAAAAAGCGGGAAACGAATCCGGCAATTTGCGGGGGTTGTGTTAATTATTATGGGAATCATCTCAGCCATGCATTAA
- a CDS encoding low molecular weight protein arginine phosphatase, protein MNIYLLCTGNTCRSPMAEAILRSKNIENVSVRSAGIHAQDGHPIADNAKTLIEEADMPYTDKSRTLSREDVEWADYILTMTESHKSVLLRLFPENQEKIYTLKGFISPTKNEDVHDPYGGNLETYRETFNELTQLMNELEEKLARK, encoded by the coding sequence ATGAATATTTATTTATTATGCACGGGTAATACATGTAGAAGTCCAATGGCAGAAGCGATTCTGCGTTCGAAAAATATAGAGAATGTGTCAGTTCGATCCGCCGGCATTCATGCACAAGACGGACATCCTATCGCAGACAATGCAAAAACGCTCATTGAAGAGGCGGACATGCCCTACACCGATAAATCCAGAACGCTCTCACGCGAAGACGTCGAATGGGCAGATTACATATTGACAATGACCGAATCACATAAAAGCGTATTACTTCGACTATTCCCGGAAAATCAAGAAAAAATATACACATTAAAAGGATTCATATCCCCAACTAAAAACGAAGACGTTCACGATCCATACGGGGGGAATCTTGAGACCTACCGCGAAACTTTTAATGAGTTGACGCAACTTATGAATGAACTTGAGGAGAAGCTAGCGAGAAAGTAA
- a CDS encoding IS3 family transposase (programmed frameshift) encodes MSKYTKEFKLLVAKRYEHENISYRDLAEKVGVDNSVIRYWVLLFRHHGDNAFDFPYTNYPGAFKLRVIQFINETDYSIREASAIFHIPDPSMVRRWKKRWETAGEGALETKEKGPSTMKSRNQKKSTSKDLVDQSREAMEKELEYLRMENAYLKKLGSLSSGRKITKKIKTKVIFLLRHEFPVNKMVKIAGIARSTYYNIVNSFKQPDPDRKWKRRINFIYHRHKGRLGYRRITDVLNEKGHTINKKKVLRIMRDLGLQCIVRMKKYKSYKGAFGKAAPNILNRNFKAEKPNEKWVTDVTEFKLFGQKLYLSPILDLFNGEIITYTLQSRPTFDLVETMLKQSLEYVKEDDELLIHSDQGWHYRMPQYCQILKEYNITQSMSRKGNCYDNAVIENFFGILKYEFLFLQEFDDLEHFKEELEQYIYYYNHLRIKSRLERKSPMGYRKKYELAA; translated from the exons ATGTCCAAGTATACAAAAGAATTTAAACTTCTAGTAGCCAAACGTTATGAACATGAAAATATTAGTTACCGAGACCTGGCAGAAAAGGTCGGAGTCGACAACTCTGTAATTCGTTACTGGGTGCTACTGTTTCGACATCATGGTGATAATGCATTCGATTTTCCCTATACAAACTATCCAGGAGCCTTTAAACTAAGGGTAATTCAATTTATCAATGAAACGGATTACTCTATTCGAGAGGCATCGGCTATTTTCCATATCCCGGATCCTAGTATGGTTCGTAGGTGGAAGAAAAGGTGGGAGACAGCTGGTGAAGGTGCCCTTGAAACAAAAGAAAAGGGGCCTTCTACAATGAAATCTCGCAATCAAAAGAAAAGCACTTCCAAAGATCTTGTCGACCAATCAAGAGAAGCCATGGAAAAAGAACTCGAATATCTTCGTATGGAGAATGCCTATCTAAAAAAGCTGG GAAGCCTTAGTTCAGGAAGAAAGATCACCAAAAAGATTAAAACGAAAGTAATATTTCTACTAAGGCATGAATTCCCAGTGAACAAGATGGTAAAGATAGCCGGTATTGCAAGAAGCACCTACTACAACATCGTAAATAGTTTCAAGCAGCCAGACCCCGACCGGAAGTGGAAGAGAAGAATCAACTTCATCTACCACCGACACAAAGGGCGTCTTGGGTATCGACGCATCACCGACGTCCTGAACGAAAAAGGACACACGATAAACAAGAAGAAAGTTCTTCGGATTATGCGAGACCTGGGGCTTCAATGTATTGTCCGAATGAAGAAGTACAAATCCTATAAAGGTGCATTCGGGAAAGCAGCCCCAAATATCTTGAACCGCAATTTCAAAGCGGAAAAACCCAACGAAAAATGGGTTACAGACGTTACAGAATTTAAATTATTTGGACAGAAATTATATCTCTCTCCTATTTTAGACCTGTTCAACGGCGAAATCATTACCTATACGCTTCAATCGAGGCCTACGTTTGATTTAGTGGAAACAATGTTAAAGCAGTCACTTGAATACGTAAAAGAAGACGATGAGCTCTTGATCCACTCAGATCAAGGCTGGCATTATCGAATGCCACAATATTGTCAGATACTAAAGGAATACAACATCACACAGAGCATGTCGCGAAAAGGAAACTGTTACGACAATGCCGTCATCGAGAACTTTTTCGGAATCCTTAAATATGAATTCCTGTTCCTGCAGGAGTTCGATGATCTTGAACACTTTAAAGAGGAACTAGAACAGTATATCTATTATTATAATCATTTAAGAATCAAGTCCAGATTAGAGCGGAAAAGCCCAATGGGCTATCGGAAAAAATACGAACTCGCTGCTTAG
- the rpiB gene encoding ribose 5-phosphate isomerase B produces MKIAISSDHGGNRLRKEIIDLLTERGVEFEDFGPKNDDSVDYPDYATPVCEGVVEGRFNRGILICGTGIGMSIAANKTKGIRCALVHDVFSAKATRGHNDTNVLAMGERVVGAGHAREIVSAWLDTSFEGGRHAVRVEKLMMLED; encoded by the coding sequence ATGAAAATCGCAATATCTTCTGACCACGGAGGCAATCGCCTGCGCAAAGAAATTATCGATTTATTGACCGAACGCGGTGTGGAATTTGAAGACTTTGGACCAAAAAACGATGACTCAGTCGACTATCCGGACTACGCAACGCCCGTTTGTGAAGGCGTCGTGGAAGGACGATTCAATCGCGGCATCCTGATTTGTGGAACAGGCATTGGCATGTCAATCGCCGCCAACAAAACAAAAGGCATTCGCTGCGCACTCGTCCACGACGTTTTTAGCGCAAAAGCAACACGCGGACATAACGACACGAACGTTCTAGCTATGGGCGAACGCGTCGTGGGAGCGGGACATGCCAGAGAAATTGTTTCAGCATGGCTCGATACATCCTTCGAAGGCGGCCGCCACGCGGTACGAGTCGAAAAACTAATGATGCTAGAAGACTAA
- a CDS encoding TIGR01440 family protein, with protein MDALNLWKLQLEELLSEISEQIYLEPGGFFVVGCSTSEVAGKRIGTAGAMEIAEVLYEPIKNFADKYHLHLAFQGCEHINRALTIERESAKIFNLEPVTVIPAPHAGGSMSAYAYEQLSDPVVVEEIEAQAGIDIGQTLIGMHLKRVAIPIRTSIEKVGNAVITIATTRPKLIGGERAIYSKTEPEEDENITT; from the coding sequence GTGGACGCGCTTAATTTATGGAAACTGCAGTTGGAAGAACTGTTATCCGAAATCTCCGAGCAAATATATCTCGAACCAGGCGGATTTTTTGTTGTCGGTTGCTCCACTTCCGAAGTAGCCGGAAAACGCATTGGAACAGCAGGTGCCATGGAAATCGCCGAAGTTTTATATGAACCCATAAAAAACTTCGCCGATAAATACCATCTGCATCTCGCGTTTCAAGGGTGCGAACATATTAACCGCGCACTGACTATCGAACGCGAATCGGCAAAGATATTTAATCTGGAACCTGTAACCGTCATTCCAGCGCCGCATGCGGGTGGTTCAATGTCAGCATACGCCTACGAGCAATTGTCCGATCCCGTCGTCGTTGAAGAAATCGAAGCACAAGCTGGTATTGATATCGGACAAACATTAATCGGCATGCATTTAAAACGCGTCGCCATTCCGATTAGAACATCTATCGAAAAAGTCGGCAACGCTGTCATCACAATTGCGACTACCCGTCCAAAACTAATCGGCGGAGAACGGGCGATTTATTCGAAAACAGAGCCTGAAGAAGACGAAAATATTACAACCTAA